The following coding sequences are from one Paraburkholderia caballeronis window:
- a CDS encoding PAS domain-containing sensor histidine kinase, translated as MIADARPRVGRTALRGVVARVRQPEVAALLAFVLALVAAFVLAVLVKYQWQEAAQLRFARHTAQISSLLRQELVTADAVLHGARALVETRPDVDGAQWQHYVASIDLDALHSPLNGVGYAIVRDGAPPMVARYAPAARANAPRVLPDDPATRAALRRATDSGEVALAAALTATRGAPAPTLALYLPVEADAAADSRPPAGYVFAPLDARRLFERLGIANAGIALTARAGNPPFVVYAGDANLEEAPPPTARFTSTDTVPFGGTTLSLDYSTNGSPSLTGAADAATTVLLGGVAGAAALAFLAYALARRAAAAPAQPDEARMMGIVRSSMEAIITVDESQRIVIFNPMAERVFGLSAMEAVGLPLSRFIPERFRAQHARHVERFGVTGVSERQMGRQQRVLYGLRANGDEFPIEASISQIRDASAKLYTVMLRDITERVRAEDSLKQSREELRELSANLQNVREAEKSRIARELHDDLGQQLTALKMDLSAVEHALDAPGREPQASAGEAARDEIATRLRGMRRLIDATVASVRRIAADLRPVMLDDLGLVPAIDWLANDFTNRYGIDVERHLDPGAATFSNAGATTLFRIVQEALTNVARHADATRVVLTLDIDAGCCTLRIVDNGRGSDRGADRVSDHDAGARQAPAGDGRADKSFGLLGIRERAHMLGGVVRIDTAPDEGFAIAVSFPLHALQPVETFP; from the coding sequence ATGATCGCTGACGCCCGTCCGCGCGTCGGCCGGACCGCGCTGCGCGGCGTCGTCGCGCGCGTGCGGCAGCCCGAAGTGGCCGCGCTGCTCGCGTTCGTACTCGCGCTCGTCGCGGCCTTCGTGCTGGCCGTGCTCGTCAAATACCAGTGGCAGGAGGCGGCGCAACTGCGCTTCGCGCGCCACACCGCCCAGATCAGCTCGCTGCTGCGCCAGGAACTCGTGACCGCCGACGCGGTGCTGCACGGCGCGCGCGCACTCGTCGAAACGCGGCCCGACGTCGACGGCGCGCAGTGGCAGCACTACGTCGCGAGCATCGATCTCGACGCGCTGCACTCGCCGCTGAACGGCGTCGGTTACGCGATCGTGCGCGACGGCGCGCCGCCCATGGTCGCGCGCTACGCGCCCGCGGCCCGCGCGAACGCGCCGCGCGTTCTGCCCGACGATCCGGCTACCCGCGCCGCGCTGCGCCGCGCGACCGATTCCGGCGAAGTCGCGCTCGCCGCCGCGCTGACCGCCACCCGCGGCGCGCCCGCGCCGACGCTCGCGCTGTACCTGCCGGTCGAAGCGGACGCGGCGGCCGATTCCCGCCCGCCGGCCGGCTACGTGTTCGCGCCGCTCGACGCGCGCCGCCTGTTCGAGCGGCTCGGCATCGCGAACGCGGGCATCGCGCTGACCGCGCGCGCCGGCAACCCGCCGTTCGTCGTGTACGCCGGCGACGCGAATCTCGAAGAAGCGCCGCCGCCGACCGCGCGGTTCACCAGCACCGACACCGTGCCGTTCGGCGGCACGACGCTTTCGCTCGACTACAGCACGAACGGCAGCCCGTCGCTGACCGGCGCGGCCGACGCCGCGACGACCGTGCTGCTCGGCGGCGTCGCGGGGGCGGCCGCGCTCGCGTTCCTCGCCTACGCGCTCGCGCGCCGCGCGGCCGCCGCGCCCGCGCAGCCGGACGAAGCGCGGATGATGGGGATCGTCCGCTCGTCGATGGAAGCGATCATCACCGTCGACGAATCGCAGCGGATCGTGATCTTCAACCCGATGGCCGAACGCGTGTTCGGCCTGTCCGCGATGGAAGCGGTCGGCTTGCCGCTGTCGCGCTTCATCCCCGAGCGGTTTCGCGCGCAGCATGCGCGGCACGTCGAGCGGTTCGGCGTGACCGGCGTCAGCGAGCGGCAGATGGGCCGCCAGCAGCGCGTGCTGTACGGGCTGCGCGCGAACGGCGACGAGTTTCCGATCGAGGCGTCGATCTCGCAGATCCGCGACGCGTCCGCCAAGCTGTACACGGTGATGCTGCGCGACATCACCGAGCGCGTGCGCGCGGAGGACTCGCTGAAGCAGTCGCGCGAGGAACTGCGCGAGCTGTCCGCGAACCTGCAGAACGTGCGCGAGGCCGAAAAAAGCCGCATCGCGCGCGAACTGCACGACGACCTCGGCCAGCAGTTGACCGCGCTGAAGATGGACCTGTCGGCGGTCGAGCACGCGCTCGACGCGCCGGGGCGCGAGCCGCAGGCGTCGGCCGGCGAAGCGGCGCGCGACGAAATCGCGACGCGGCTGCGCGGCATGCGCCGGCTGATCGACGCGACGGTCGCGTCGGTGCGGCGGATCGCGGCCGACCTGCGCCCGGTGATGCTCGACGACCTCGGCCTCGTGCCCGCGATCGACTGGCTCGCGAACGACTTCACGAACCGCTACGGGATCGACGTCGAGCGGCACCTGGACCCCGGCGCGGCGACGTTCTCGAACGCCGGCGCGACGACGCTGTTCCGCATCGTGCAGGAGGCGCTGACGAACGTCGCGCGCCACGCCGACGCGACGCGCGTCGTGCTGACGCTCGACATCGACGCTGGCTGCTGCACGCTGCGAATCGTCGACAACGGCCGCGGCTCGGACCGTGGGGCGGACCGCGTTTCGGACCATGATGCCGGCGCGCGCCAGGCGCCGGCCGGCGACGGCCGCGCGGACAAGTCGTTCGGCCTGCTCGGCATCCGCGAGCGCGCGCACATGCTGGGCGGCGTCGTGCGGATCGACACCGCGCCGGACGAAGGTTTCGCGATCGCAGTGTCGTTCCCGCTGCACGCCTTGCAACCCGTAGAGACGTTTCCATGA
- a CDS encoding universal stress protein: MYSRILVALDGSETASRAFDTALDLARDAGAQLLPLYVIDAPVLAYDVPGYDPSIVRNAFVEEGERIAADARERMAKRGVAGEPRIVEVKMPGEDVAHCIQQAAADWHAQLIVIGTHGRRGVRRMVLGSVAERVLRSATCPVLLVSANMKTAAPPAGATNANA, encoded by the coding sequence ATGTATTCCCGCATCCTCGTCGCGCTGGACGGCAGCGAGACCGCGTCGCGCGCGTTCGACACCGCGCTCGATCTCGCGCGCGACGCCGGCGCGCAACTGCTGCCGCTGTACGTGATCGACGCGCCGGTGCTCGCGTACGACGTGCCGGGCTACGACCCGTCGATCGTCCGCAATGCGTTCGTCGAGGAAGGCGAGCGGATCGCCGCCGACGCGCGCGAGCGGATGGCGAAACGCGGCGTCGCCGGCGAGCCGCGCATCGTCGAGGTGAAGATGCCCGGCGAGGACGTCGCGCACTGCATCCAGCAAGCGGCCGCCGACTGGCATGCGCAGTTGATCGTGATCGGCACGCACGGCCGGCGCGGCGTGCGGCGGATGGTGCTCGGCAGCGTCGCCGAGCGCGTGCTGCGCAGCGCGACCTGCCCGGTGCTGCTGGTGTCCGCGAACATGAAAACAGCCGCGCCGCCAGCCGGCGCAACGAACGCGAACGCGTGA
- a CDS encoding universal stress protein, whose product MSYKTLLVHLDTSQRAQARLDVALRLARRFDAHLTGIFATFVPDPRSFYLMAGSADYFDSQRQTRDEQRAAIERLFHAELTRAGVEGQWLAPAEYANEAVIRASRGADLVIAGQADPEDPEAYLGDRFPEDLVMSSGRPVLVIPYAGRYDPLGDRVLIAWDGSREAARAVHDALPLLLFASRVSVVRVSTAGSPPKPQRPGLDIVDALARHGVAVDAAGIVSDADETAGNALLSYGADAGYDLVVMGAYGHARWQERMLGGVTRTMFESMTQPVLMSH is encoded by the coding sequence ATGAGCTACAAGACCCTGCTAGTCCACCTCGACACCAGCCAGCGCGCGCAGGCGCGCCTCGACGTCGCACTGCGGCTCGCGCGCCGCTTCGACGCGCATCTGACCGGCATCTTCGCGACGTTCGTGCCGGACCCGCGCTCGTTCTACCTGATGGCCGGGTCCGCCGACTACTTCGATTCGCAGCGTCAGACGCGCGACGAGCAGCGCGCCGCGATCGAGCGGCTGTTTCATGCGGAACTGACGCGCGCGGGCGTCGAAGGCCAATGGCTCGCGCCGGCCGAGTATGCGAACGAAGCCGTGATCCGCGCGAGCCGCGGCGCGGACCTCGTGATCGCCGGCCAGGCCGATCCCGAGGATCCCGAAGCGTATCTGGGCGACCGCTTCCCCGAGGACCTCGTGATGTCGTCCGGACGCCCGGTGCTCGTGATCCCGTATGCGGGCCGCTACGACCCGCTCGGCGACCGCGTGCTGATCGCGTGGGACGGCAGCCGCGAGGCGGCGCGCGCGGTGCACGACGCGCTGCCGCTGCTGCTGTTCGCGTCGCGCGTCAGCGTCGTGCGCGTGAGCACGGCCGGTTCGCCGCCGAAGCCGCAGCGTCCCGGCCTCGACATCGTCGATGCGCTCGCGCGGCACGGCGTGGCCGTCGATGCGGCCGGCATCGTCAGCGACGCCGACGAGACCGCCGGCAACGCGCTGCTGTCGTATGGCGCGGACGCCGGTTACGACCTCGTCGTGATGGGCGCGTACGGCCACGCGCGCTGGCAGGAGCGGATGCTCGGCGGCGTCACGCGCACGATGTTCGAGTCGATGACGCAGCCGGTGCTGATGTCGCACTAG
- the chrA gene encoding chromate efflux transporter — METGLSRSTARPGRFAEVLLAFLKLGATSFGGPVAHLGYFRREFVERRRWLDHDTFADLLALCQFLPGPASSQLGFSIGLVRAGWRGGLAAWLGFTLPSFLLMIAFAALAPRLGGTVGAGVIHGLKLVAVAVVAQAVWDMARRLCADRPRAAIAVVAIVLLGVLSGPYAQLIAIGVGALLGAVSCRARGGVEADAGVASRGEPPPAVARVQRRVGAIALGLFCVLLIRVPLSGQTAAAHAFALFDAFYRSGALVFGGGHVVLPLLQQRTVATGWVAPDSFFAGYGAAQALPGPLFSFAAYLGWVAQPEPHRWAGALLATVAIFLPGLLLVIAALPYWTALRRRPSMAAALAGVNAAVVGLLASALYSPVWTSAVLNGTDFVVAVVAFALLVRWKVAPLAVVVFCVAAGAIAG; from the coding sequence ATGGAAACAGGACTCTCGCGCAGCACCGCCCGTCCGGGCCGTTTCGCCGAGGTGCTGCTGGCGTTCCTGAAGCTCGGCGCGACGAGTTTCGGCGGGCCGGTCGCGCATCTGGGCTACTTTCGCCGCGAATTCGTCGAGCGGCGGCGCTGGCTCGATCACGACACGTTCGCGGATCTGCTCGCGCTGTGCCAGTTCCTGCCGGGGCCGGCGAGCAGCCAGCTCGGGTTTTCGATCGGCCTGGTCCGCGCCGGCTGGCGGGGCGGGCTCGCCGCGTGGCTGGGGTTCACGCTGCCGTCGTTCCTGCTGATGATCGCGTTCGCCGCGCTCGCGCCGCGGCTCGGCGGGACGGTCGGCGCGGGCGTGATCCACGGGCTGAAGCTGGTTGCGGTCGCGGTGGTCGCCCAGGCGGTCTGGGACATGGCGCGCCGGCTCTGCGCGGATCGTCCGCGCGCGGCGATCGCGGTCGTCGCGATCGTGCTGCTCGGGGTGCTGTCGGGGCCGTATGCGCAACTCATCGCGATCGGCGTCGGCGCGCTGCTCGGGGCGGTGTCGTGCCGCGCGCGGGGGGGCGTGGAGGCGGATGCTGGCGTCGCCAGTCGCGGCGAGCCGCCGCCGGCCGTTGCGCGCGTGCAGCGCCGGGTCGGCGCTATTGCGCTCGGGCTGTTCTGCGTGCTGCTGATTCGCGTGCCGTTGTCCGGGCAGACCGCCGCCGCGCATGCGTTCGCCCTGTTCGATGCGTTCTACCGGTCCGGCGCGCTGGTGTTCGGCGGCGGCCACGTCGTGCTGCCGCTGCTGCAACAACGCACGGTCGCGACCGGCTGGGTCGCGCCGGACAGCTTCTTCGCCGGATACGGCGCCGCGCAGGCGCTGCCGGGTCCGCTGTTTTCGTTCGCCGCGTACCTCGGCTGGGTCGCGCAGCCGGAGCCGCATCGCTGGGCGGGCGCGCTGCTCGCGACCGTCGCGATCTTCCTGCCGGGTTTGTTGCTCGTGATCGCGGCGCTGCCGTACTGGACCGCGCTGCGCCGGCGGCCGTCGATGGCCGCCGCGCTCGCCGGCGTGAACGCGGCGGTGGTCGGGCTGCTCGCATCGGCGCTTTATTCGCCGGTGTGGACGAGTGCGGTGCTGAACGGGACCGATTTCGTGGTCGCGGTCGTCGCGTTTGCGCTGCTCGTGCGGTGGAAGGTTGCGCCGTTGGCGGTGGTCGTGTTTTGCGTGGCGGCCGGGGCGATTGCGGGTTGA
- a CDS encoding 2-hydroxyacid dehydrogenase has protein sequence MSQPHLLVVQRYPDNDMEQLAQHYTLHVLSDSASPERLLAEVAPHVRAVATNGEAGASAALIDALPHLEIVVCYGVGVDAIDLARARERGIRVTNTPDVLTGDVADMGLALLLALARQIPAADAYVRRGDWPRAPLPLTRRVFGARLGIVGLGRVGRALAKRCAGFEMDIAYHDRVAFDDVPYRHCGSVVELAARSDYLVVCAAADAGNRSLIGADVFDALGRDGMLVNVARGSIVDEPALLRYLRDRRIAGAALDVFWNEPNIDPAFFALDNVVLQPHRSSATIETRAAMADLVRANLRAFFAGEPLVTEYRIAA, from the coding sequence ATGAGCCAACCTCACCTGCTGGTCGTCCAGCGTTACCCCGATAACGACATGGAACAACTCGCGCAGCATTACACGCTGCACGTGCTGTCCGATTCGGCTTCCCCCGAACGGCTGCTCGCCGAAGTCGCGCCGCACGTGCGCGCGGTCGCGACGAACGGCGAGGCCGGCGCGAGCGCCGCGTTGATCGACGCGCTGCCGCACCTCGAAATCGTCGTCTGTTACGGCGTGGGGGTCGATGCGATCGATCTCGCGCGGGCCCGCGAGCGCGGCATCCGCGTGACGAACACGCCGGACGTGCTGACCGGCGACGTCGCGGACATGGGGCTTGCGCTGCTGCTCGCGCTCGCGCGGCAGATTCCGGCCGCCGATGCCTACGTGCGGCGCGGCGACTGGCCGCGCGCGCCGCTGCCGCTGACGCGGCGGGTGTTCGGCGCGCGGCTCGGCATCGTCGGGCTCGGGCGCGTCGGGCGCGCGCTCGCGAAACGCTGCGCGGGGTTCGAGATGGACATCGCGTACCACGACCGCGTCGCGTTCGACGACGTGCCGTATCGCCATTGCGGCAGCGTCGTCGAACTGGCCGCGCGCAGCGACTACCTGGTCGTGTGCGCGGCCGCCGATGCAGGCAACCGGTCGCTGATCGGCGCGGACGTGTTCGATGCGCTCGGCCGCGACGGAATGCTGGTGAACGTCGCGCGCGGCAGCATCGTCGACGAACCGGCGCTGCTGCGGTATCTGCGCGACAGGCGGATCGCGGGCGCGGCGCTCGACGTGTTCTGGAACGAGCCGAACATCGATCCGGCGTTTTTCGCGCTCGACAACGTCGTGCTGCAACCGCACCGGTCGAGCGCGACCATCGAGACGCGCGCGGCGATGGCGGACCTCGTGCGCGCGAATCTGCGGGCGTTTTTCGCGGGGGAACCGCTCGTTACCGAGTACCGGATTGCTGCGTAG
- a CDS encoding NAD(P)-dependent oxidoreductase → MIPTTPTQTNPNPAANETTIAFLGIGLMGARQARRLLRAGYRMNAWNRTVQKARELEADGARVAETAAEAVAGAQFVVTMLQDGPAVARVLLDPAVQHALTPGAIVVDTSSIRPAEARDHARQLAAHGVRYLDAPVSGGTAGAEQGTLAIMCGGDADVFERALPMLTCMGRPTLVGPHGSGQLTKLANQVIVGATIGAVAEALLLARRGGADPAKVIAALAGGFADSPILRLHGARMVERDYAPRGRSATHLKDLANAIDAANATGSPTPYAHLTAGLFDALLNHDGDVDHSGLMLELERRVSDAG, encoded by the coding sequence TTGATCCCGACCACCCCGACCCAGACGAACCCGAACCCGGCCGCGAACGAAACGACGATCGCGTTCCTCGGCATCGGCCTGATGGGCGCGCGCCAGGCGCGTCGCCTGCTGCGGGCCGGCTATCGCATGAACGCGTGGAACCGGACCGTGCAGAAGGCGCGCGAACTCGAAGCCGACGGCGCGCGCGTCGCCGAAACCGCCGCCGAAGCGGTCGCCGGCGCGCAGTTCGTCGTCACCATGCTGCAGGACGGCCCGGCGGTTGCGCGCGTGCTGCTGGACCCGGCCGTGCAACACGCGCTGACGCCCGGCGCGATCGTCGTCGACACCAGCTCGATCCGTCCGGCCGAAGCGCGCGACCACGCGCGGCAACTCGCGGCACACGGCGTCCGCTATCTGGACGCGCCGGTGTCCGGCGGCACGGCCGGCGCGGAGCAGGGCACGCTCGCGATCATGTGCGGCGGCGACGCGGACGTGTTCGAGCGCGCGTTGCCGATGCTGACCTGCATGGGCCGGCCGACGCTCGTCGGTCCGCATGGCTCGGGACAACTGACGAAACTCGCGAACCAGGTGATCGTCGGCGCGACGATCGGCGCGGTGGCCGAGGCGCTGCTGCTCGCGCGGCGCGGCGGCGCGGACCCCGCGAAGGTGATCGCCGCGCTCGCGGGCGGCTTCGCGGACAGCCCGATCCTGCGTCTGCACGGCGCGCGGATGGTCGAGCGCGACTACGCGCCGCGCGGCCGTTCGGCGACGCACCTGAAGGATCTCGCGAACGCGATCGACGCCGCCAACGCGACCGGCAGCCCGACGCCGTATGCGCATCTGACGGCAGGGCTGTTCGACGCGCTGCTGAACCACGACGGCGACGTCGATCACAGCGGCCTGATGCTCGAACTGGAACGGCGCGTCAGCGACGCCGGCTGA
- a CDS encoding MFS transporter produces MSSGQVVRTDAAAHAANPEQAGPTAEQLRRAIVTGAVGSALEYYDFAMYGLASALVFNRVFFASLGTTAGLLASFATFGAGFLARPLGGLFFGSLGDRKGRKFVLLATVTLMGVATTLIGALPTGPIGAVLLVALRLLQGFGAGAEQTGAATLMAEMAPVKRRGYYAALPFVGIFAGLTLATFTFKILQSSMSPDELLAWGWRVPFLASIVLIGMAIWIRLRLKESPVFEQLERKHEVIGAPMRLMLRKGRRPLIATTLMRLAETGGSTIYTAVAIAYLSNFVSVQQHLPRAQLDAIGTRAVLIASLLSIFTTPLFGALTDRVGRLPVYRVGAVFSVVWAIPAWWMISTADPFWVTLALVGGFSFGANSMLGSQCAHFAELFGNRYRYSGVALSRELGALLAGGLAPILGLFLVSLSGGRFWVMGVYMATLAVLTVIGTLLSTETRLRDLTDLDDAVGAGSADGYAREAAAVARG; encoded by the coding sequence ATGAGTTCCGGACAGGTCGTCAGGACCGATGCCGCCGCGCACGCGGCGAATCCCGAGCAGGCCGGCCCCACGGCCGAGCAGTTGCGCCGCGCGATCGTCACCGGCGCGGTCGGCAGCGCGCTCGAATACTACGATTTCGCGATGTACGGACTCGCGTCCGCGCTGGTGTTCAACCGCGTGTTCTTCGCAAGCCTCGGCACCACGGCCGGGCTGCTCGCGAGTTTCGCGACGTTCGGCGCGGGTTTTCTCGCGCGGCCGCTCGGCGGCCTGTTCTTCGGCTCGCTCGGCGACCGCAAGGGCCGCAAGTTCGTGCTGCTGGCGACCGTCACGCTGATGGGCGTCGCGACGACGCTGATCGGCGCGCTGCCGACCGGCCCGATCGGCGCGGTGCTGCTCGTCGCGCTGCGGCTGCTGCAAGGTTTCGGCGCGGGCGCCGAGCAGACCGGCGCGGCGACGCTGATGGCCGAGATGGCGCCGGTGAAGCGGCGCGGCTATTACGCGGCGCTGCCGTTCGTCGGCATCTTCGCGGGCCTCACGCTCGCGACCTTCACGTTCAAGATCCTCCAGTCGTCGATGAGCCCGGACGAACTGCTCGCATGGGGCTGGCGCGTGCCGTTCCTCGCGAGCATCGTGCTGATCGGCATGGCGATCTGGATCCGGCTGCGGCTGAAGGAAAGCCCGGTGTTCGAGCAGCTTGAGCGCAAGCACGAGGTGATCGGCGCGCCGATGCGCCTGATGCTGCGCAAGGGCCGCCGTCCGCTGATCGCGACGACGCTGATGCGCCTCGCGGAAACCGGCGGCTCGACCATCTACACCGCCGTCGCGATCGCGTATCTGTCGAACTTCGTGTCGGTGCAGCAGCACCTGCCGCGCGCGCAGCTCGACGCGATCGGCACGCGCGCGGTGCTGATCGCGAGCCTGCTCAGCATCTTCACGACGCCGCTGTTCGGCGCGCTGACCGACCGCGTCGGCCGCCTGCCGGTGTACCGCGTCGGCGCGGTGTTCTCCGTCGTGTGGGCGATCCCCGCGTGGTGGATGATCAGCACCGCCGATCCGTTCTGGGTCACGCTCGCGCTCGTCGGCGGCTTCTCGTTCGGCGCGAACAGCATGCTCGGCTCGCAGTGCGCGCACTTCGCGGAACTGTTCGGCAACCGCTACCGGTATTCGGGCGTCGCGCTGTCGCGCGAACTCGGCGCGCTGCTGGCGGGCGGCCTCGCGCCGATCCTCGGCCTGTTCCTCGTGAGCCTGTCCGGCGGCCGCTTCTGGGTGATGGGCGTGTACATGGCGACGCTCGCGGTGCTGACCGTGATCGGCACGCTGCTGTCGACCGAGACGCGCCTGCGCGACCTGACCGACCTCGACGATGCGGTCGGCGCGGGTTCGGCCGACGGCTACGCGCGGGAAGCGGCGGCCGTCGCGCGCGGTTGA
- a CDS encoding LacI family DNA-binding transcriptional regulator, whose translation MSDVARLAGVSKMTVSRVLAGRSASLATRERVQQAVDQLGYVADAAAGALSSGRSEFVAVLVPSLSSSNFSDTVGGLTAVLEREGLQLLIGDTDYSLEREERLVRQMLRHQPRAIALTGAQHTDATRALLQRSGIPVVEMWDLPSEPIDTAVGFSNVKAAREMVRYLAGRGYRRIGFIGGASTLDRRGLDRLKGYQMEVKAQGLGEPRAIRLGDSPITMSHGGPAIAALLAQWPDTEAVMCVSDMSAFGAIMECQRRGLKVPGDLAIAGFGNFEVASCCHPTITTVSVDAYGIGERTGETLLATLAAREQGDGADARAPRNVRIDYTVVSRESA comes from the coding sequence ATGTCCGACGTCGCCCGGCTCGCCGGGGTGTCGAAGATGACGGTGTCGCGCGTGCTGGCCGGACGAAGCGCATCGCTCGCGACGCGCGAGCGGGTGCAGCAGGCGGTCGATCAGTTGGGCTACGTCGCGGATGCGGCGGCGGGCGCGCTGTCGTCCGGCCGCTCCGAATTCGTCGCGGTGCTGGTGCCGTCGCTGTCGAGTTCGAACTTCTCGGACACCGTCGGCGGGCTGACCGCGGTGCTCGAACGGGAAGGGCTGCAACTGCTGATCGGCGACACCGATTATTCGCTCGAACGCGAGGAACGGCTCGTGCGGCAGATGCTGCGCCACCAGCCGCGCGCGATCGCGCTGACCGGCGCGCAGCACACCGACGCGACACGCGCGCTGCTGCAACGCTCGGGCATTCCGGTCGTCGAGATGTGGGACCTGCCCAGCGAGCCGATCGACACGGCCGTCGGTTTCTCGAACGTGAAGGCCGCGCGCGAGATGGTCCGCTACCTGGCCGGGCGCGGGTATCGCCGGATTGGCTTCATCGGCGGCGCGAGCACGCTCGACCGCCGCGGCCTCGACCGGCTGAAGGGTTATCAGATGGAAGTGAAGGCGCAGGGTCTCGGCGAGCCGCGCGCGATCCGGCTCGGCGATTCGCCGATCACGATGAGCCACGGCGGCCCCGCGATCGCCGCGCTGCTCGCGCAATGGCCGGACACCGAAGCGGTGATGTGCGTGAGCGACATGTCCGCGTTCGGCGCGATCATGGAATGCCAGCGGCGCGGGCTGAAGGTGCCGGGCGATCTCGCGATCGCCGGCTTCGGCAACTTCGAGGTCGCGAGCTGCTGCCATCCGACGATCACGACGGTGTCGGTCGACGCATACGGGATCGGCGAGCGCACTGGCGAAACGCTGCTCGCGACGCTGGCCGCGCGCGAGCAGGGCGACGGCGCGGACGCGCGCGCGCCGAGGAACGTCAGGATCGACTACACGGTCGTGTCGCGCGAGAGCGCGTAA
- a CDS encoding IlvD/Edd family dehydratase, which produces MSQPTPRRLRSQEWFDDPSHADMTALYVERFMNYGLTREELQSGRPIIGIAQTGSDLAPCNRHHLELAQRVKAGIRDAGGIPMEFPVHPLAEQSRRPTAALDRNLAYLGLVEILHGFPLDGVVLTTGCDKTTPACLMAAATVDLPAIVLSGGPMLDGWYNGQRVGSGTVIWHARNLLATGEIDYEGFMELTTASSPSIGHCNTMGTALSMNSLAEALGMSLPGCASIPAAYRERGQMAYKTGQRICDLVRDDVRPSQIMTHEAFENAIVVASALGASTNCPPHLIAIARHIGVELSLADWQRVGEQVPLLANCMPAGEYLGESFHRAGGVPAIVKQLDAAGLIHRECLTVSGRTVGDIASAAPDADNDVIRPHDAPLKHGAGFMVLSGNFFDSAIMKMSVVGDAFRKTYLSEPGAENVFDARAIVFDGPEDYRARINDPALEIDEHCILVIRGAGTVGYPGSAEVVNMAPPSELIKRGIDSLPCMGDGRQSGTSASPSILNMSPEAAVGGGLALLRTNDRIRVNLNERRVDVLIDDAELERRREHATFTAPPSQTPWQELYRQNVGQLSTGGCLEPATLYLKVIAERGEPRHSH; this is translated from the coding sequence ATGTCTCAACCCACCCCGCGACGGCTGCGCAGCCAGGAATGGTTCGACGATCCGTCCCATGCGGACATGACCGCGCTCTACGTCGAGCGTTTCATGAACTACGGCCTCACGCGCGAGGAGCTGCAGTCGGGCCGACCGATCATCGGCATCGCGCAGACCGGCAGCGATCTCGCGCCGTGCAACCGTCACCACCTCGAACTCGCGCAGCGTGTGAAGGCGGGCATCCGCGACGCGGGCGGCATTCCGATGGAATTCCCGGTGCATCCGCTCGCGGAGCAGAGCCGCCGGCCGACCGCCGCGCTCGACCGCAACCTCGCGTATCTCGGCCTCGTCGAGATCCTGCACGGCTTCCCCCTCGACGGCGTCGTGCTGACGACCGGCTGCGACAAGACCACGCCCGCATGCCTGATGGCGGCGGCGACCGTCGATCTGCCGGCGATCGTGCTGTCCGGCGGCCCGATGCTCGACGGCTGGTACAACGGCCAGCGCGTCGGCTCCGGCACGGTGATCTGGCATGCGCGCAACCTGCTCGCGACCGGCGAGATCGACTATGAAGGCTTCATGGAGCTGACCACGGCGTCGTCGCCGTCGATCGGCCACTGCAACACGATGGGCACCGCGCTGTCGATGAACAGTCTCGCGGAAGCGCTCGGCATGTCGCTGCCCGGCTGCGCGAGCATTCCGGCCGCGTATCGGGAACGCGGTCAGATGGCGTACAAGACCGGCCAGCGGATTTGCGACCTCGTGCGCGACGACGTGCGGCCCTCGCAGATCATGACGCACGAAGCGTTCGAAAACGCGATCGTCGTTGCCTCCGCGCTCGGCGCGTCGACGAACTGCCCGCCGCATCTGATCGCGATCGCGCGGCACATCGGCGTCGAGCTGAGCCTCGCGGACTGGCAGCGCGTCGGCGAACAGGTGCCGCTGCTCGCGAACTGCATGCCGGCCGGCGAATACCTCGGCGAGAGTTTCCACCGCGCGGGCGGCGTGCCGGCGATCGTGAAGCAGCTCGACGCGGCAGGGCTGATCCATCGCGAGTGTCTGACGGTGTCGGGCCGCACGGTCGGCGACATCGCGTCGGCCGCGCCGGACGCCGACAACGACGTGATCCGCCCGCACGACGCGCCGCTGAAGCACGGCGCGGGTTTCATGGTGCTGTCGGGCAACTTCTTCGACAGCGCGATCATGAAGATGTCGGTGGTCGGCGACGCGTTCCGTAAGACCTATCTCAGCGAGCCGGGCGCGGAGAACGTGTTCGACGCGCGCGCGATCGTGTTCGACGGGCCGGAGGACTACCGCGCGCGGATCAACGACCCGGCGCTCGAAATCGACGAGCACTGCATTCTCGTGATTCGCGGCGCCGGCACGGTCGGTTATCCGGGCAGCGCGGAGGTCGTGAACATGGCGCCGCCGTCCGAGCTGATCAAGCGCGGCATCGACTCGCTGCCGTGCATGGGCGACGGGCGGCAGAGCGGCACGTCCGCGAGCCCGTCGATCCTGAACATGTCGCCGGAAGCGGCGGTCGGCGGCGGCCTTGCGCTGCTGCGCACGAACGACCGGATTCGCGTCAACCTGAACGAGCGCCGCGTGGACGTGCTGATCGACGACGCGGAACTCGAACGCCGCCGCGAACACGCGACGTTTACCGCGCCGCCGTCGCAGACGCCGTGGCAGGAGCTTTACCGGCAGAACGTCGGCCAGTTGTCCACCGGCGGGTGCCTGGAGCCGGCGACGCTGTATCTGAAGGTGATCGCGGAGCGCGGCGAGCCGCGGCATTCGCACTGA